A portion of the Microlunatus phosphovorus NM-1 genome contains these proteins:
- the aroE gene encoding shikimate dehydrogenase has product MTDGIDRYAVIGRPIRHTVSPLVHGLFAEQTGQAMTYEVIEGPSSSSEFAAVVRAFIVDGGKGMNVTAPFKADAFSLADEVSERAWLSGAANTLTFTADGRIHADTYDGLALCRDIEVNLGQSLAGRRLLLLGAGGAARAAIAPFVAAGPAEFVVANRTLSKAAELAELGGRLGGTVRACGYDSFDGLGSFDVVVNATSASLTGELPPVPMRSFDPAGLAYDLAYGRGLTPFLHHAQAAGVAHLADGAGMLVEQAADAFARWRGLRPRTETVIAELAAHSN; this is encoded by the coding sequence ATGACTGACGGGATCGATCGCTACGCCGTGATCGGGCGTCCGATCCGGCACACGGTGTCACCGCTCGTCCACGGCCTGTTCGCCGAGCAGACCGGACAGGCGATGACGTATGAGGTCATCGAGGGGCCGAGCTCGTCGAGTGAGTTCGCCGCCGTCGTCCGCGCGTTCATCGTCGACGGTGGCAAAGGCATGAACGTCACCGCGCCGTTCAAGGCCGACGCCTTCTCCCTGGCCGACGAGGTCAGCGAGCGCGCGTGGCTGTCCGGGGCCGCGAACACGCTGACCTTCACCGCTGACGGTCGTATCCACGCGGACACCTATGACGGCCTCGCGCTGTGCCGCGATATCGAGGTCAACCTGGGGCAGTCTCTGGCCGGTCGACGACTGCTTCTCCTCGGGGCGGGTGGTGCTGCACGGGCTGCCATCGCCCCGTTCGTCGCCGCCGGACCCGCGGAGTTCGTGGTCGCGAACCGTACGCTGTCGAAGGCAGCCGAGCTCGCCGAACTGGGTGGTCGGCTCGGCGGGACCGTGCGAGCTTGTGGCTACGACTCATTCGATGGGCTTGGATCGTTCGATGTGGTGGTGAATGCCACCTCCGCCAGTCTCACCGGTGAGCTGCCGCCGGTCCCGATGAGGAGCTTTGATCCCGCTGGGCTGGCCTACGACCTGGCGTACGGGCGGGGGCTGACGCCCTTCTTGCACCACGCCCAGGCCGCCGGTGTCGCGCACCTCGCGGATGGCGCGGGAATGCTGGTCGAACAAGCTGCCGATGCCTTCGCACGCTGGCGCGGGTTGCGACCGCGTACCGAGACCGTCATCGCGGAGCTGGCCGCCCACAGCAACTGA
- the aroQ gene encoding type II 3-dehydroquinate dehydratase produces MTQILMLHGINHNMFGKRDPAQYGTLTLADIDARLQNLAAELDVTVEAFQTNSEREMCERIHQAVLDNTDAVLINAGAWTHYSYGIRDALAILSCPVVELHMSNIHARETFRHHSVFAEIVTGQICGFGVDSYLLGLRAAVSQLAG; encoded by the coding sequence ATGACGCAGATCCTGATGCTGCATGGCATCAACCACAACATGTTCGGCAAGCGCGATCCCGCGCAGTACGGCACCCTCACACTGGCCGACATCGACGCTCGGCTCCAGAATCTGGCAGCCGAGCTGGACGTCACCGTCGAGGCGTTCCAGACCAACAGCGAACGGGAGATGTGCGAGCGCATCCACCAGGCCGTCCTCGACAACACCGACGCGGTGCTCATCAACGCCGGCGCCTGGACGCACTACAGCTATGGCATCCGGGATGCGCTCGCCATCCTCAGCTGCCCGGTCGTCGAACTCCACATGTCGAACATCCATGCCCGTGAGACCTTCCGGCATCACTCGGTCTTCGCCGAGATCGTGACCGGTCAGATCTGCGGCTTCGGGGTCGACAGCTACCTGCTGGGCCTCCGCGCCGCTGTCTCCCAGCTCGCCGGTTAG
- a CDS encoding UDP-glucose dehydrogenase family protein encodes MTLRISVIGTNYLGATHAAGMAEFGHQVVGVDIDPARVATLAAGRSHIYEVGLEPLLARHTRSGRLRFTTDYAEIADWADVHFLGLGTPSAPDGSADLSQLHSAVDALAPLLTRPTLVVGKSTVPVGTALALQERLRVQAPIGDGVEVAWNPEFLREGFAVEDTLRPDRLVFGTQSARALEILEQVYAIPLTEATPVVRCDLATAELIKTAANAFLATKISFINAMAQMCQAAGGDVVLLADALGYDKRIGRDFLNAGLGFGGGCLPKDIRALAVRADELEVGVLSQLVEAVEAINDGQRNELAELAIEQLGGEVTGVRIAVLGAAFKPGTDDTRNSPALTVAERLHAAGAEVLIYDPQAKLPPRDNFVQVGSVEEAVAGAEIVLHLTEWPEFRYLDPHALGELAKNKIIIDGRLKLHAPSWRDAGWKVVQIGRASTL; translated from the coding sequence GTGACTTTGCGGATCAGTGTCATCGGCACCAACTATCTGGGTGCCACTCACGCAGCCGGGATGGCCGAGTTCGGGCACCAAGTGGTCGGCGTTGACATCGATCCGGCCCGAGTGGCCACCTTGGCCGCCGGCCGGTCCCACATCTATGAGGTCGGACTGGAGCCGCTGCTGGCTCGGCACACTCGATCCGGCCGACTCCGGTTCACCACCGACTATGCCGAGATCGCCGATTGGGCCGATGTGCATTTCCTCGGCCTCGGCACGCCGTCAGCTCCGGACGGTTCCGCGGATCTGAGTCAGCTGCACTCGGCGGTCGACGCGCTGGCGCCGCTGCTGACCCGGCCGACCCTGGTGGTCGGGAAGTCGACCGTGCCAGTCGGCACCGCCCTGGCATTGCAGGAGCGGCTGCGAGTCCAGGCCCCCATCGGTGACGGCGTCGAGGTGGCGTGGAACCCGGAGTTCCTGCGCGAGGGCTTTGCGGTGGAGGACACGCTGCGCCCCGACCGGCTGGTGTTCGGCACCCAGAGTGCGCGGGCGCTGGAGATCTTGGAGCAGGTGTACGCCATCCCGCTCACTGAGGCGACTCCGGTGGTCCGCTGTGACCTGGCGACCGCCGAGCTGATCAAGACCGCGGCCAACGCCTTCCTGGCGACCAAGATCAGCTTCATCAACGCGATGGCGCAGATGTGCCAGGCCGCCGGTGGCGACGTCGTGCTGCTGGCTGATGCATTGGGCTATGACAAGCGGATCGGGCGGGACTTCCTCAACGCCGGCCTGGGTTTCGGCGGCGGCTGCCTGCCCAAGGACATCCGAGCCCTGGCCGTCCGCGCCGACGAGTTGGAGGTCGGCGTACTCAGCCAGCTGGTCGAGGCGGTGGAGGCGATCAACGACGGCCAGCGCAATGAGCTCGCCGAACTCGCCATCGAGCAGCTCGGCGGCGAGGTCACCGGCGTACGGATCGCCGTGCTCGGTGCCGCGTTCAAGCCAGGCACCGACGACACCCGCAACTCCCCGGCACTGACCGTGGCCGAACGGTTGCACGCCGCCGGTGCCGAGGTGCTGATCTATGATCCACAGGCCAAGCTGCCGCCGCGGGACAACTTCGTCCAGGTCGGCAGCGTCGAGGAGGCCGTCGCCGGCGCCGAGATCGTCCTGCACCTGACCGAATGGCCCGAGTTCCGCTACCTCGATCCGCACGCCCTCGGCGAGCTGGCCAAGAACAAGATCATCATCGACGGCCGGCTGAAGCTGCATGCCCCGTCCTGGCGTGACGCCGGCTGGAAGGTCGTCCAGATCGGCCGTGCCTCGACCTTGTGA
- a CDS encoding inositol monophosphatase family protein, whose translation MTDDLAVELAAAHAAVDEAVAILRANRSRPHQRIDKATKDYLTEVDIASETAIREALAVSTPDIGFYGEESGGADLHTGRVWVADPLDGTINYATGSPLCGVMLGLLEDGVPTLGVIDLPFLGVRVDSGSVADVGSLAEGIVGMGDAFHRGGPRLDAYVNLTATVHKQAFRFRCVGAASVLWTWLVSGQLQGMFLAHNNPYDVVAGHAIARAAGAICTDYDGSPLTLASAGTLAAAPGVHPELVELASDLAAAAAEES comes from the coding sequence GTGACCGATGACCTAGCCGTTGAGCTGGCGGCAGCGCATGCCGCGGTGGATGAAGCCGTCGCCATCCTGAGAGCCAACCGTTCGCGGCCCCATCAGCGGATCGACAAGGCGACGAAGGACTATCTCACCGAGGTCGATATCGCCAGCGAGACCGCCATTCGCGAGGCGCTGGCCGTCTCCACCCCGGACATCGGCTTCTACGGCGAGGAGAGCGGCGGCGCCGACCTGCACACCGGGCGGGTCTGGGTGGCTGATCCGCTGGACGGCACCATCAACTACGCCACTGGCTCTCCGTTGTGCGGGGTGATGCTCGGTCTGCTGGAGGACGGCGTACCCACGCTGGGCGTGATCGACCTGCCCTTCCTCGGCGTGCGGGTCGACTCCGGCTCGGTGGCCGACGTCGGGTCCCTCGCCGAGGGAATCGTCGGGATGGGTGACGCCTTCCACCGCGGCGGCCCGCGGCTGGACGCCTACGTCAACCTGACCGCGACCGTCCACAAGCAGGCCTTCCGTTTCCGCTGCGTCGGGGCGGCCTCGGTGCTGTGGACCTGGCTCGTCTCCGGACAGCTCCAGGGCATGTTCTTGGCCCACAACAACCCGTACGACGTCGTCGCCGGTCACGCCATCGCACGGGCAGCCGGTGCGATCTGCACCGACTACGACGGCAGCCCGCTCACCCTCGCCTCCGCCGGGACCCTCGCCGCGGCGCCCGGCGTTCACCCCGAACTCGTCGAGCTAGCGAGCGATCTGGCCGCCGCAGCCGCCGAAGAAAGCTGA
- a CDS encoding GNAT family N-acetyltransferase, whose translation MPEPTVTAARMFPDCVPTLIDPAAGVTLRAPAETDIDAIVEQCRDPEMIRWTTVPTPEGGYSDADARAFLALVRQGWEESGGYGWAIELAGVPFAGSIDLRPEEAGVAEVGFGLHPAARGRRAMTAALRLVRDYGFDVLGLRVIRWRAAVGNWASRRTATAAGFRFDGTVRLLLNHRGELLDGWLATITADDSREDLSWPHSPELVGTRVRLRPFGDRDLDRIVEACSDATTCRWLVALSTSYSSADAAAYVESTREQAATRSGWTWCIADDTDRCLGSLGLEGFGGYARRLEIGYWAHPDARGHGFVAEAVRLVTEHVEQQRLADSVIIRCAAENTASRRVAEAAGYLQCGVQEACEPLGDGTLDDLVSYSHTMQR comes from the coding sequence GTGCCGGAACCCACCGTGACAGCAGCCCGCATGTTCCCCGACTGCGTACCGACGCTGATCGACCCGGCAGCCGGCGTCACGCTGCGTGCCCCTGCCGAGACCGACATCGACGCCATCGTCGAACAGTGCCGTGACCCGGAGATGATTCGGTGGACGACGGTTCCCACGCCGGAGGGTGGCTACAGCGACGCTGACGCTCGCGCCTTTCTGGCCTTGGTCCGGCAGGGCTGGGAAGAGTCCGGCGGGTATGGCTGGGCGATCGAGCTGGCCGGTGTGCCCTTTGCCGGCAGCATCGACCTGCGACCCGAGGAGGCTGGGGTCGCCGAGGTTGGCTTCGGGTTGCATCCCGCCGCTCGGGGACGCCGGGCGATGACGGCTGCGCTGCGACTGGTTCGTGACTACGGGTTCGACGTGCTGGGTCTGCGCGTCATCCGCTGGCGGGCGGCGGTCGGGAACTGGGCCTCGCGCCGCACTGCGACCGCGGCCGGGTTCAGGTTCGACGGCACTGTCCGGCTGTTGCTCAACCATCGTGGCGAACTGCTGGACGGCTGGCTGGCGACCATCACCGCCGATGACTCTCGAGAGGATCTGAGCTGGCCGCATTCGCCGGAGTTGGTCGGCACCCGCGTACGGCTGCGGCCGTTCGGTGATCGTGACCTGGACCGGATCGTCGAAGCCTGCTCGGACGCGACCACCTGCCGCTGGCTCGTTGCGCTGTCAACCTCATACAGTTCGGCGGACGCCGCCGCCTATGTCGAGTCCACGCGCGAGCAGGCGGCCACGCGCTCGGGCTGGACCTGGTGCATCGCCGACGACACCGATCGGTGCCTCGGATCGCTCGGTTTGGAAGGGTTCGGCGGCTATGCCCGCCGGCTGGAGATCGGCTATTGGGCGCATCCTGACGCTCGTGGCCACGGTTTCGTCGCCGAAGCGGTCCGGCTGGTGACCGAGCACGTCGAGCAGCAGCGACTGGCCGACTCGGTGATCATCCGCTGCGCGGCGGAGAACACCGCGTCGCGCAGGGTGGCCGAAGCCGCCGGTTATCTGCAGTGCGGAGTCCAGGAGGCCTGTGAACCACTCGGGGACGGCACGCTGGACGATCTGGTCAGCTACTCCCATACGATGCAGCGGTGA